A section of the Streptomyces sp. SCL15-4 genome encodes:
- a CDS encoding PadR family transcriptional regulator: MSLPHAILTALLEKPSSGLELTRRFDKSIGYFWSATHQQIYRELGKLEADGLIRTLPAEQPARGQKKRYEVLPAGRAELARWTAAAQEPKPQRDVLLLRLRAAAVVGTAGLEADLRRHLELHRRQLEEYREIEKRDFPPDRDTPQDRLRHLVLRAGIDLETFWTQWLAHALAEFAELPGEGREADGAR, encoded by the coding sequence ATGTCACTCCCGCACGCGATCCTCACCGCCCTGCTGGAAAAGCCGTCGTCGGGACTGGAACTGACCCGCCGGTTCGACAAGTCGATCGGCTACTTCTGGTCCGCGACGCACCAGCAGATCTATCGCGAGCTGGGAAAGCTGGAGGCCGACGGGCTCATCCGCACGCTGCCGGCCGAGCAGCCGGCCCGCGGCCAGAAGAAGCGCTACGAGGTGCTGCCCGCGGGCCGGGCCGAACTGGCCCGCTGGACCGCCGCCGCGCAGGAGCCGAAGCCGCAGCGGGACGTGCTGCTGCTGCGGCTGCGCGCGGCGGCCGTGGTCGGCACCGCGGGCCTGGAGGCCGATCTGCGCCGCCATCTGGAGCTGCACCGGCGGCAGCTGGAGGAGTACCGGGAGATCGAGAAGCGCGACTTCCCGCCGGACCGGGACACCCCGCAGGACCGGCTGCGCCACCTGGTCCTGCGGGCCGGGATCGACCTGGAGACCTTCTGGACCCAGTGGCTCGCCCACGCCCTGGCGGAGTTCGCGGAACTGCCGGGGGAGGGGCGCGAGGCCGACGGGGCACGGTGA
- a CDS encoding fibronectin type III domain-containing protein — translation MRRVPFPLAVVCGAVLLVASCGWNRADDGDGRIPGAPVGVTAAAGSATSVHVMWNAAPAGAGVRTYEVYRDTTKVAEVPGAQHMVDVTRLRPSTLYAFTVRARDAEGRLGPPSRSVRARTPAVTAADRSAPTRPGTTAGRPVGSRAVQLSWGASRDDRGVSSYDVFQSGVKIHSVGGNQTAAVVTGLRPGTAYVFTVRARDAADNLSPAGTPVRLTTPGGDDGRDTAPTAFTAATHRADGAYYVDLAWDPPHADGVITEYQIRLDGTAATSLVWGGAPPRGRAHHSFYVGTAAGEEHRVRLRGRLPDGTWGGWSPERTVTTGA, via the coding sequence GTGCGACGCGTTCCCTTTCCGCTTGCGGTGGTCTGCGGGGCCGTGCTGCTGGTCGCGTCCTGCGGCTGGAACCGGGCGGACGACGGCGACGGCCGGATACCGGGCGCTCCCGTCGGGGTCACCGCGGCGGCGGGCAGCGCCACGAGCGTGCACGTGATGTGGAACGCGGCCCCCGCCGGCGCCGGGGTCCGCACCTACGAGGTGTACCGGGACACCACAAAGGTGGCCGAGGTACCTGGCGCACAGCACATGGTGGACGTCACCAGGCTCAGGCCGTCCACCCTGTACGCGTTCACCGTGCGGGCCCGGGACGCCGAGGGCCGGCTGGGTCCGCCGAGCCGGTCGGTGCGGGCGCGGACCCCGGCCGTGACGGCGGCGGACCGCTCGGCTCCGACCCGGCCGGGGACGACCGCCGGGCGGCCCGTGGGCAGCCGGGCCGTCCAGCTGTCCTGGGGCGCGTCCCGGGACGACCGGGGCGTGTCGTCGTACGACGTGTTCCAGAGCGGTGTGAAGATCCACAGCGTCGGCGGGAACCAGACCGCCGCCGTCGTCACGGGTCTGCGGCCCGGCACCGCTTACGTCTTCACGGTGCGGGCCCGGGACGCCGCCGACAACCTCTCCCCCGCCGGCACGCCGGTCCGTCTGACCACGCCGGGCGGCGACGACGGCCGGGACACCGCGCCCACCGCCTTCACCGCCGCCACCCACCGTGCGGACGGCGCCTACTACGTCGACCTCGCCTGGGACCCGCCGCACGCGGACGGGGTGATCACCGAGTACCAGATCCGGCTGGACGGCACCGCGGCCACCTCGCTGGTCTGGGGCGGCGCCCCGCCGCGCGGCCGGGCGCACCACAGCTTCTACGTGGGCACCGCCGCCGGGGAGGAACACCGGGTGCGGCTGCGGGGCCGGCTGCCGGACGGCACCTGGGGCGGCTGGTCCCCGGAGCGGACGGTGACCACGGGCGCCTGA
- a CDS encoding glycoside hydrolase family 75 protein: MATVLDRGAGRDGRATRGGGVVRGGGVTRDDDAAPGAGAARDRATAHDADEVTAARLLARTGRCARVSRDRYRTDAGRPATVPVCGTRDAVFWKADLDIDCDGRPTARCNRRTDPVFAAATAVQGSDGRRLNAETLPYIVVPAPSRRWDHRRSGVRGGSVAAVVYRDRVRYAVVGDTGPRDLIGEASYATARALGIRPDPRSGGVSSGVTYIVFRDSRIGAAEDRAAAVAEGKRLARRFLARR, translated from the coding sequence GTGGCCACGGTGCTCGACCGGGGCGCGGGCCGTGACGGCCGTGCGACCCGTGGCGGCGGTGTGGTCCGTGGCGGCGGTGTGACCCGCGACGACGACGCGGCTCCCGGCGCTGGCGCGGCCCGTGACCGGGCGACGGCCCACGACGCGGACGAGGTGACCGCCGCCCGGCTGCTGGCCCGGACCGGCCGGTGCGCCCGGGTCTCCCGGGACCGGTACCGCACCGACGCGGGCCGCCCCGCGACCGTGCCCGTCTGCGGCACCCGGGACGCCGTCTTCTGGAAGGCCGACCTGGACATCGACTGCGACGGCCGGCCCACCGCCCGCTGCAACCGCCGCACCGACCCGGTGTTCGCCGCCGCCACCGCGGTCCAGGGGTCCGACGGCCGCCGGCTGAACGCCGAGACCCTGCCCTACATCGTCGTCCCGGCGCCCAGCCGCCGCTGGGACCACCGCAGGTCCGGCGTGCGCGGCGGCTCGGTCGCCGCCGTCGTCTACCGCGACCGGGTGCGTTACGCCGTCGTCGGCGACACCGGCCCGCGCGACCTCATCGGCGAGGCCTCCTACGCCACCGCGCGCGCCCTCGGCATCCGGCCCGACCCGCGCTCCGGCGGGGTGTCCTCCGGGGTGACCTACATCGTCTTCCGCGACTCCCGGATCGGTGCCGCCGAGGACCGCGCGGCGGCGGTGGCGGAGGGGAAGCGGCTGGCCAGACGCTTCCTCGCCCGCCGCTGA
- a CDS encoding PTS fructose transporter subunit IIA — protein sequence MSEDNPVGIVLVSHSAQVAAAVAELAKGLAGGAAGVPVAAAGGTEGGGLGTSAELISAAAASVDRGAGVAVLTDLGSAVLTVKALLAEGDELPDGTRLVDAPFVEGAVAAVVTAAAGAGLDAVEAAAAEAYSYRKV from the coding sequence GTGAGTGAGGACAATCCGGTCGGGATCGTGCTGGTGTCGCACAGCGCGCAGGTGGCCGCGGCCGTCGCCGAACTGGCGAAGGGCCTGGCGGGCGGGGCGGCCGGGGTGCCGGTGGCCGCGGCGGGCGGCACCGAGGGCGGCGGGCTCGGCACCAGCGCCGAGCTGATCTCCGCCGCGGCGGCCTCGGTGGACCGGGGGGCCGGCGTGGCGGTGCTGACCGACCTGGGCAGCGCGGTGCTCACGGTGAAGGCGCTGCTCGCCGAGGGCGACGAACTGCCGGACGGCACCCGCCTGGTGGACGCGCCGTTCGTCGAGGGCGCGGTGGCCGCGGTGGTCACCGCCGCCGCGGGCGCCGGCCTGGACGCGGTGGAGGCCGCGGCGGCGGAGGCATACAGCTATCGGAAGGTGTGA
- the dhaL gene encoding dihydroxyacetone kinase subunit DhaL, with protein MTTATASVGREAERLTALDSAIGDADHGSNLRRGFTAVATALEKETPDTPGGVLILAGRQLISTVGGASGPLYGTLLRRTGKALGDAAEVGVEQLAEALRAGVEAVMALGGAAPGDKTMIDALVPAVDALGTGFAAARTAAEEGAAATVPLRARKGRASYLGERSIGHQDPGATSSALLIAALAETAEADGE; from the coding sequence ATGACGACGGCGACCGCGTCCGTCGGCCGGGAGGCCGAGCGGCTCACCGCCCTCGACTCGGCCATCGGGGACGCCGACCACGGCAGCAATCTGCGGCGCGGATTCACCGCCGTGGCCACGGCCCTGGAGAAGGAGACGCCGGACACCCCGGGCGGTGTCCTGATACTCGCCGGACGGCAGTTGATATCGACGGTCGGCGGGGCCTCCGGTCCGCTGTACGGCACTCTGCTGCGCCGGACCGGCAAGGCGCTCGGCGACGCCGCAGAGGTCGGCGTGGAGCAGCTGGCCGAGGCGCTGCGCGCGGGTGTGGAGGCGGTGATGGCGCTCGGCGGCGCGGCGCCCGGCGACAAGACCATGATCGACGCCCTGGTGCCGGCCGTGGACGCGCTCGGCACGGGCTTCGCCGCCGCGCGGACCGCCGCGGAGGAGGGCGCGGCGGCCACCGTGCCGTTGCGGGCCCGCAAGGGCCGGGCGAGTTACCTGGGCGAGCGCAGCATCGGTCACCAGGACCCGGGGGCGACCTCGTCGGCGCTGCTGATCGCGGCGCTGGCCGAGACGGCGGAGGCGGACGGTGAGTGA
- the dhaK gene encoding dihydroxyacetone kinase subunit DhaK, with translation MRMLINVPETVVADALRGLAAAHPDLNVDVEKRVIVRRDAPVAGQVALVSGGGSGHEPLHGGFVGPGMLSAACPGEVFTSPVPDQMARAAAAVDSGAGVLFVVKNYTGDVLNFDMAAELAEDEGIQVAKVLVDDDVAVTDSLYTAGRRGTGATLFVEKIAGAAAAEGRPLEQVESIGRRVNDNSRSFGVALSACTTPAKGSPTFDLPDGELELGIGIHGEPGRERRPMMTSGEIADFAVDAVLTDLPPRGPVLVLVNGMGATPLLELYGFNAEVQRILRERGVAVARTLVGNYVTSLDMAGVSVTLCQVDEELLRLWDAPVKTPALRWGM, from the coding sequence ATGAGGATGCTCATCAACGTACCGGAGACGGTCGTGGCGGACGCGCTGCGGGGTCTGGCCGCCGCGCATCCCGATCTGAACGTGGACGTGGAGAAGCGGGTGATCGTCCGCCGCGACGCCCCCGTGGCCGGGCAGGTCGCGCTGGTGTCGGGCGGCGGCTCCGGGCACGAGCCGCTGCACGGCGGCTTCGTCGGCCCGGGAATGCTCTCCGCCGCCTGTCCGGGAGAGGTTTTCACCTCCCCGGTGCCGGACCAGATGGCGCGCGCCGCCGCGGCCGTGGACAGCGGCGCGGGCGTCCTGTTCGTCGTGAAGAACTACACCGGTGACGTGCTGAACTTCGACATGGCGGCCGAGCTGGCCGAGGACGAGGGCATCCAGGTCGCCAAGGTGCTCGTCGACGACGACGTGGCGGTCACCGACAGCCTCTACACGGCCGGCCGGCGGGGTACGGGCGCGACGCTGTTCGTGGAGAAGATCGCGGGCGCCGCCGCGGCCGAGGGCCGGCCGCTGGAGCAGGTGGAGTCCATCGGCCGCCGGGTCAACGACAACTCCCGCAGCTTCGGCGTGGCCCTCAGCGCCTGTACGACCCCGGCGAAGGGCAGCCCCACCTTCGACCTGCCGGACGGCGAACTGGAGTTGGGCATCGGCATCCACGGCGAGCCGGGCCGGGAGCGGCGGCCGATGATGACCTCCGGGGAGATCGCCGACTTCGCGGTCGACGCCGTCCTGACGGACCTGCCGCCGCGCGGTCCCGTCCTGGTGCTGGTCAACGGCATGGGCGCGACCCCGCTGCTGGAGCTGTACGGGTTCAACGCCGAGGTGCAGCGCATCTTGCGCGAACGCGGTGTCGCCGTGGCCCGCACCCTCGTCGGCAATTACGTCACCTCCCTGGACATGGCGGGCGTCTCGGTGACGCTGTGTCAGGTGGACGAGGAGCTGCTGCGGTTGTGGGACGCACCGGTGAAGACCCCGGCCCTGCGCTGGGGCATGTGA
- a CDS encoding XRE family transcriptional regulator, whose product MSQTGGGTAGPVNAPQPAEAGTPAEFTAALKALRTWSGLTYRQLEAKATARGDALPASTIATTLGRTGLPRERFVDAFTRACGLGEEEAHRWLEVRRRIATGAPAPASGRTGRGGSRASTPGGPLPARAPRVRRAAGPVVAAALGIAATLGAGSLFDTSAPPTAPPAMPVSGLRILAVGSWARIHPARTPGLCLTEGRDRRGHYKTAVAAQRPCAKAALPHVFLEPLAKDIVQIQWHHPRFGIGCLTVLRDGPGRDLLEPRDDCADDDRAQRFRVEPFGPPAAERFRIRPVVTGQCLSLRDQDTGDGAEVVQGRCSGAADQDFLIELIPPPQAH is encoded by the coding sequence ATGAGCCAGACAGGAGGCGGCACAGCCGGACCGGTGAACGCACCACAGCCGGCGGAGGCCGGCACCCCGGCCGAGTTCACCGCGGCGCTGAAGGCACTACGGACGTGGTCGGGACTGACCTACCGTCAGCTGGAGGCCAAGGCCACCGCCCGCGGGGACGCGCTCCCGGCCAGCACCATCGCAACGACCCTCGGCCGTACGGGACTTCCGCGCGAACGGTTCGTCGACGCCTTCACCCGCGCGTGCGGCCTCGGCGAGGAGGAAGCACACCGGTGGCTCGAGGTCCGCCGCCGCATCGCCACCGGCGCCCCCGCGCCGGCGAGCGGCAGGACCGGCCGCGGCGGCAGCCGGGCCTCCACACCCGGCGGGCCCCTCCCGGCGCGCGCTCCGCGAGTGCGCCGGGCGGCCGGCCCGGTGGTCGCCGCGGCTCTCGGGATCGCCGCCACGCTCGGTGCCGGCAGCCTGTTCGACACCTCCGCACCACCGACCGCCCCGCCCGCGATGCCGGTGTCCGGGCTGCGCATCCTGGCCGTGGGCAGCTGGGCACGCATCCACCCCGCCCGCACCCCCGGGCTCTGCCTCACCGAGGGCAGGGATCGCCGCGGCCACTACAAGACCGCCGTCGCCGCCCAACGCCCGTGCGCGAAGGCCGCCCTGCCGCATGTGTTCCTCGAACCGCTGGCCAAGGACATCGTGCAGATCCAGTGGCACCATCCGCGGTTCGGCATCGGCTGCCTCACCGTCCTGCGGGACGGGCCCGGCCGCGACCTCCTCGAACCCCGTGACGACTGCGCCGACGACGACCGGGCCCAGCGATTCCGCGTCGAGCCGTTCGGCCCGCCCGCCGCGGAGCGGTTCCGCATCCGTCCCGTGGTCACCGGCCAGTGTCTGAGCCTGCGCGACCAGGACACCGGCGACGGCGCGGAAGTCGTCCAGGGCCGCTGCTCCGGCGCCGCCGACCAGGATTTCCTGATCGAGCTGATCCCGCCCCCGCAAGCCCATTAG
- a CDS encoding phospholipase codes for MHRRLSVGLSASALAVITTIGGATAADAAPADKPQVLASWTQTSASSYNLWVAARANQAAWSAYGFDWSTDYCSSSPDNPFGFPFATSCARHDFGYRNYKAAGTFSANKARLDSALYEDLKRVCVNYSGATKTACDSTAWTYYQAVKALG; via the coding sequence ATGCACCGAAGACTGTCCGTCGGCCTGTCCGCCTCGGCTCTCGCCGTGATCACCACCATCGGCGGCGCCACCGCCGCCGACGCCGCTCCTGCCGACAAGCCCCAGGTCCTCGCGAGCTGGACCCAGACCAGCGCGTCGAGCTACAACCTCTGGGTGGCCGCCCGGGCCAACCAGGCCGCCTGGTCCGCGTACGGCTTCGACTGGTCGACCGACTACTGCTCCTCCTCGCCGGACAACCCGTTCGGCTTCCCCTTCGCCACGTCCTGCGCCCGCCATGACTTCGGCTACCGCAACTACAAGGCCGCCGGCACCTTCAGCGCCAACAAGGCCCGGCTCGACAGCGCCCTGTACGAGGATCTCAAGCGCGTCTGCGTCAACTACTCCGGCGCCACGAAGACCGCGTGCGACAGCACGGCGTGGACCTACTACCAGGCGGTGAAGGCGCTCGGCTGA
- a CDS encoding DUF3040 domain-containing protein, translating into MAVDDWEKRDMHDGIRLTPRERITLLRIEAGLRQDRRFARRMGEAGHGASLPVAVVLLAVASVFVAVMGIRTSDPALLWCFALLWPLTLVQAFRLLCRGTRPRPRRRTRARATPWL; encoded by the coding sequence GTGGCCGTGGACGACTGGGAGAAGCGGGACATGCACGACGGGATACGGCTGACACCGCGCGAGCGGATCACACTGCTGCGGATCGAGGCGGGCCTCCGGCAGGACCGGCGGTTCGCGCGTCGTATGGGCGAGGCGGGGCACGGGGCGTCGCTGCCGGTCGCGGTGGTGCTGCTGGCGGTCGCGTCGGTGTTCGTCGCCGTCATGGGCATCCGCACCTCGGACCCCGCGCTGTTGTGGTGCTTCGCGCTGCTGTGGCCGCTCACCCTCGTCCAGGCGTTCCGGCTGCTGTGCCGGGGGACCCGGCCCCGTCCCCGCCGCCGCACCCGCGCCCGGGCCACCCCCTGGCTGTGA
- a CDS encoding hemerythrin domain-containing protein: MGHGGNVIQELTTDHREVEEIFGRFEALPPGSPQRKDLCDQATIELVRHSVAEEAYLYPAVREHVAGGDALADKEIADHAEAERIMKDLEGCRADDPRLDTLMTRLMSEIRSHVTDEEQNLFPRLEQACPPDALMELGDKVRRAKQMAPTRPHPSAPDTPPANKLLAPGAGLVDRLRDALSGRGKES, translated from the coding sequence ATGGGCCACGGCGGAAACGTCATCCAGGAGCTGACCACCGACCACCGTGAGGTCGAGGAGATCTTCGGCCGTTTCGAGGCGCTGCCGCCCGGCTCGCCGCAGCGCAAGGACCTCTGCGACCAGGCCACCATCGAGCTGGTCCGGCACTCGGTCGCCGAGGAGGCCTACCTCTACCCGGCGGTGCGCGAACACGTGGCGGGCGGTGACGCGCTGGCGGACAAGGAGATCGCAGATCACGCCGAGGCCGAGCGGATCATGAAGGACCTGGAGGGCTGCCGGGCGGACGATCCGCGCCTCGACACGCTGATGACGCGGTTGATGAGCGAGATCCGGTCCCATGTGACCGACGAGGAACAGAACCTGTTCCCGCGGCTGGAGCAGGCCTGTCCCCCGGACGCGCTGATGGAGCTGGGCGACAAGGTCCGCCGGGCCAAGCAGATGGCACCGACCCGCCCGCACCCGTCGGCGCCGGACACTCCTCCGGCCAACAAGCTGCTGGCCCCGGGAGCCGGCCTGGTCGACCGGCTGCGGGACGCGCTGTCGGGGCGGGGGAAGGAGAGCTGA
- a CDS encoding polysaccharide pyruvyl transferase family protein: protein MHDDVPAAVLRSLRGPAGPRRRLLLTGWFSFPDGEATAGDVLAQRHTSAALTGAGIPHDTAWSPGFRPGALSLETADPDAYGTLLFVCGPVYGPQVAALHVRFSSCTRLAAGVSVVDPAHPAATGFHTIIARDGTRAPARRDLAAGAPLGPLPPVVAVVLSAGQGEYGARRRHAAVNEAITGWLGGKDCARVPAETRLAVDDWRLCATAEQFLALVARCDLVVTTRLHGLVLALRTGTPVIAVDPVAGGAKVTAQARAVGWPALVAADAPAPGVLDRWWDWALSGAGRTAAARHSMS, encoded by the coding sequence ATGCACGACGACGTCCCGGCAGCCGTACTGCGCAGCCTGCGCGGGCCCGCCGGCCCCCGAAGGAGGCTGCTGCTCACCGGCTGGTTCAGCTTCCCGGACGGGGAGGCGACGGCCGGGGACGTGCTCGCGCAGCGGCACACGTCGGCGGCACTGACCGGCGCCGGCATCCCGCACGACACGGCGTGGAGCCCGGGCTTCCGGCCCGGGGCGCTGTCCCTGGAGACGGCCGACCCCGACGCCTACGGCACGCTGCTGTTCGTGTGCGGTCCGGTGTACGGCCCCCAAGTCGCCGCCCTGCATGTCAGGTTCAGTTCCTGCACACGACTGGCGGCCGGGGTCTCGGTGGTCGACCCGGCGCATCCCGCGGCCACCGGTTTCCACACGATCATCGCCCGGGACGGCACCCGGGCCCCGGCCCGCCGGGACCTGGCGGCCGGCGCCCCGCTGGGGCCGCTGCCGCCGGTCGTGGCGGTGGTGCTCTCCGCGGGTCAGGGCGAGTACGGGGCGCGCCGGCGGCACGCGGCGGTGAACGAGGCGATCACCGGCTGGCTGGGCGGCAAGGACTGCGCGCGGGTGCCGGCCGAGACCCGGCTGGCCGTGGACGACTGGCGGCTGTGCGCCACCGCCGAGCAGTTCCTCGCCCTCGTCGCCCGCTGCGACCTGGTCGTCACCACCCGGCTGCACGGTCTGGTGCTGGCGCTGCGCACCGGCACCCCGGTGATCGCGGTGGACCCGGTGGCGGGCGGCGCCAAGGTCACCGCGCAGGCGCGGGCGGTGGGCTGGCCGGCGCTGGTGGCGGCGGACGCGCCGGCCCCGGGTGTGCTGGACCGCTGGTGGGACTGGGCGCTGTCCGGGGCGGGCCGGACGGCCGCCGCCCGTCACTCGATGAGCTGA
- a CDS encoding NAD-dependent epimerase/dehydratase family protein, producing MTGDTPFSWRRALVTGGAGFLGSHLCERLLDSGVEVDCADNLVCGRRENIAHLQARPGFRYVRCDVCAADCAARLPGPYDLVLHFACPASPADYLRLPLQTLEAGSTGTRNALTIAERDGARFLLASTSEVYGDPQVHPQHEGYWGNVNPVGPRSVYDEAKRFGEALVTAHAGTRGTDAGIVRLFNTYGPRMRAHDGRAVPTFICQALAGEPLTVTGDGSQTRSLCYVDDTVDGILRVAASRSLRPVNIGGSDEITVADLARRVVALTGSRSPIAFVDRPVDDPGRRRPDTTLARELLGWSPQVPWEEGLKQTIAYFAAPTPQPVPRAQDPAPQS from the coding sequence ATGACTGGTGACACACCCTTCTCCTGGCGGCGCGCCCTCGTGACCGGCGGCGCCGGCTTCCTCGGCTCCCACCTGTGCGAGCGGCTGCTGGATTCAGGCGTCGAAGTCGACTGCGCCGACAACCTGGTCTGCGGGCGGCGCGAGAACATCGCGCACCTTCAGGCGCGGCCCGGCTTCCGGTACGTGCGCTGCGACGTCTGCGCGGCCGACTGCGCCGCACGCCTGCCGGGCCCCTACGACCTGGTCCTGCACTTCGCCTGCCCCGCCTCGCCCGCCGACTATCTGCGCCTGCCGCTGCAGACCCTGGAGGCCGGCAGCACCGGCACCCGCAACGCGCTGACGATCGCCGAACGCGACGGCGCCCGCTTCCTGCTCGCCTCCACCTCCGAGGTGTACGGCGATCCCCAGGTCCACCCGCAGCACGAGGGCTACTGGGGCAACGTCAACCCGGTCGGGCCGCGCAGCGTCTACGACGAGGCGAAACGGTTCGGCGAGGCGCTGGTCACCGCGCACGCCGGCACCCGGGGCACCGACGCGGGCATCGTGCGGCTGTTCAACACCTACGGGCCGCGGATGCGCGCCCACGACGGGCGGGCGGTGCCCACCTTCATCTGCCAGGCCCTGGCCGGCGAACCGCTCACCGTGACCGGCGACGGCAGCCAGACCCGCTCGCTGTGCTACGTCGACGACACCGTGGACGGCATCCTCCGGGTCGCCGCGAGCAGGTCCCTGCGGCCGGTGAACATCGGCGGCAGCGACGAGATCACCGTCGCCGACCTGGCCCGCCGGGTGGTCGCCCTCACCGGCTCCCGCTCCCCGATCGCGTTCGTCGACCGGCCCGTGGACGACCCCGGCCGGCGCCGCCCCGACACCACCCTCGCGCGCGAGCTGCTCGGCTGGTCGCCGCAAGTCCCCTGGGAGGAGGGCCTGAAGCAGACCATCGCCTACTTCGCCGCCCCGACCCCGCAACCGGTGCCGCGCGCGCAGGACCCGGCCCCGCAGTCCTGA